Proteins from a genomic interval of Kribbella aluminosa:
- a CDS encoding substrate-binding domain-containing protein, whose protein sequence is MKRTRRGVVVLLAAAGALAVLAAGCSSGAQPSDAPAAGAAKTGKLTIALLQKQGDQQYFVDEATGAKEQAKKLGDVDVKVVDLGTDANKAISELDNVIAQKVDGIAIVVPDQKIGPQVVDAAKAANIPLVAADDAISSGDGKPAPFVGFDGRGMGQEVGKKAAELYKAAGWTAADTRIVAGWKQDLKTCSDRVEGAAEAFKTGIGAGEIPKTIALGTDNSAADALNKAGAALTDNLGVKHWIAWGCNDENETGIVTALQNGKVAPADIIGVGLGAYLTCKDWNAGQSTGNKAALYIGGPAVGSAAVDVLVGHLRDQKPLPPSTIAKTEIVDAKTWKSSGLVCT, encoded by the coding sequence ATGAAGCGCACCCGACGCGGTGTTGTCGTCCTTCTCGCCGCGGCCGGCGCCCTCGCCGTGCTGGCGGCGGGCTGCTCGAGCGGCGCACAGCCGTCCGATGCGCCGGCCGCAGGTGCTGCGAAGACCGGCAAGCTGACCATCGCGTTGCTGCAGAAGCAGGGCGATCAGCAGTACTTCGTGGACGAGGCGACCGGAGCGAAAGAGCAGGCGAAGAAGCTCGGCGACGTCGACGTCAAGGTGGTCGACCTGGGAACGGACGCCAACAAGGCGATCAGCGAACTCGACAACGTCATCGCCCAGAAGGTCGACGGGATCGCGATCGTGGTCCCGGACCAGAAGATCGGTCCGCAGGTCGTCGATGCGGCCAAAGCGGCGAACATTCCGCTGGTGGCCGCCGACGACGCGATCTCCTCGGGCGACGGAAAGCCGGCACCGTTCGTCGGCTTCGACGGGCGTGGCATGGGCCAGGAGGTCGGCAAGAAGGCCGCTGAGCTCTACAAGGCGGCCGGGTGGACCGCTGCGGACACCCGGATCGTTGCCGGCTGGAAGCAGGACCTGAAGACGTGCAGCGATCGGGTCGAGGGCGCCGCGGAGGCGTTCAAGACCGGCATCGGGGCCGGCGAGATCCCGAAAACGATTGCCTTGGGCACCGACAACTCGGCGGCCGATGCACTGAACAAGGCCGGGGCAGCGCTGACCGACAACCTGGGCGTCAAGCACTGGATCGCCTGGGGCTGCAACGACGAGAACGAGACCGGAATCGTCACGGCGCTGCAGAACGGCAAGGTCGCGCCGGCCGACATCATCGGTGTCGGGCTCGGCGCCTATCTGACCTGTAAGGACTGGAACGCCGGTCAGAGCACGGGAAACAAGGCAGCGCTCTACATCGGCGGTCCGGCCGTCGGCAGCGCGGCCGTCGACGTACTGGTCGGCCATCTGCGGGACCAGAAGCCGCTACCGCCCAGCACCATCGCCAAGACCGAGATCGTCGACGCGAAGACCTGGAAGAGCAGCGGACTTGTCTGCACCTGA
- a CDS encoding sugar ABC transporter ATP-binding protein gives MVAAVGRPGSRDVLVAERLSKRFVGVRALTEVDLAVRGGEVLALMGENGAGKSTLLRIINGDYRPDEGSLRLDGAETRHSSPAAAHRAGIRVIAQEPEIIPDVDVTENVYAGALPQRGRIYSRGAAREKCRDDLERLGLTGLLEPGTLGRRLSPAQRQLVEIMRGLVGDVRVVAFDEPTSSLSDHEVDILFGLIRRLRDEGVAVIYVSHRMKEIFQIADRIAVLRDGRLVGVRQAGETDEDELVRMMVGRELQAMTRPERVAGEVVLAVSGVTSADVRDVSFEVRRGEVVALAGLVGAGRSELVKAVVGDLPLLAGTVSMNGRRLRLRSPRDAIRAGIGFAPEERKAEALILERSVRENVSLAVLDRMRRFRFVQRGREQRVVNGFLQSLRIKTPSAEQQVRKLSGGNQQKVVLARWLAREPDLLILDEPTRGVDVGAKAEIYAVINELAADGTAILIVSSELPEVIALADRILVMREGRLAGELGAGPSEEEILRLAMKHDEQIDRENES, from the coding sequence GTGGTTGCAGCAGTCGGACGGCCAGGTAGCCGCGATGTTCTCGTCGCCGAGCGCCTGAGCAAGCGGTTCGTCGGCGTACGGGCCCTGACAGAGGTGGATCTCGCGGTCCGCGGCGGCGAGGTGCTCGCCTTGATGGGGGAGAACGGTGCCGGTAAGTCGACGTTGCTGAGGATCATCAACGGTGACTACCGGCCGGACGAGGGGAGCCTGCGGCTCGACGGCGCCGAGACCAGGCACTCGTCGCCGGCGGCCGCGCATCGGGCCGGGATCCGGGTGATCGCGCAGGAGCCCGAGATCATCCCGGATGTCGACGTCACCGAGAACGTCTATGCCGGCGCGTTGCCGCAGCGCGGACGGATCTATTCGCGAGGAGCGGCGCGCGAGAAGTGCCGGGATGATCTCGAGCGACTCGGTCTGACGGGATTGCTGGAGCCCGGCACCCTGGGCCGGCGGCTCTCGCCTGCTCAGCGGCAGCTGGTCGAGATCATGCGCGGGCTGGTCGGCGACGTACGTGTGGTCGCGTTCGACGAGCCGACGTCGTCCCTGTCGGACCACGAGGTCGACATCCTCTTCGGCCTCATCCGCCGGCTGCGCGACGAGGGCGTCGCGGTGATCTACGTCAGCCACCGGATGAAGGAGATCTTCCAGATCGCCGACCGGATCGCGGTGCTCCGCGACGGCCGGCTGGTCGGTGTCCGGCAGGCGGGAGAGACCGATGAGGACGAGCTGGTGCGGATGATGGTCGGCCGCGAGTTGCAGGCGATGACCCGCCCGGAGCGGGTTGCCGGCGAGGTCGTCCTCGCCGTGTCCGGCGTGACCAGCGCGGACGTCCGTGACGTCAGCTTCGAGGTACGCCGTGGCGAGGTGGTCGCGCTGGCGGGGCTCGTCGGCGCGGGGCGGTCGGAGCTCGTCAAGGCCGTCGTCGGCGATCTGCCCCTGCTGGCCGGAACGGTCAGTATGAACGGCCGCCGGTTGCGGCTTCGGAGTCCGCGCGACGCGATCCGGGCAGGAATCGGGTTTGCGCCGGAGGAGCGGAAGGCCGAGGCGCTGATCCTCGAACGCAGCGTCCGGGAGAACGTCTCGCTCGCGGTGCTCGACCGGATGCGCCGGTTCCGATTCGTGCAGCGCGGCCGCGAACAGCGGGTCGTGAATGGCTTCCTGCAGTCGCTGCGGATCAAGACGCCGAGCGCCGAGCAGCAGGTCCGCAAGCTGTCCGGCGGCAACCAGCAGAAGGTCGTCCTCGCACGCTGGCTGGCCCGTGAGCCGGATCTGCTGATTCTGGACGAACCGACCAGGGGCGTGGACGTCGGCGCGAAGGCCGAGATCTACGCCGTCATCAACGAGCTGGCCGCCGACGGTACGGCGATCCTCATCGTCTCCTCGGAGCTGCCGGAGGTGATCGCGCTGGCCGACCGCATCCTCGTCATGCGCGAAGGCCGGCTCGCAGGTGAGCTCGGTGCCGGCCCGAGCGAGGAAGAGATTCTCCGGCTCGCGATGAAACACGACGAACAGATCGACAGGGAGAACGAATCGTGA
- a CDS encoding ABC transporter permease, with the protein MSAKQAVVTARGDTGSAPEPAADQRRGPTRRVLDLIGVQNVSLLMALAVLVAVIGGRFPSFFTVANYQVIGKAVSVIGILAIVETVVIILGGLDISVGSSAGVGSVVTALVFMHTGGNALLGILAALGVGVVAGLINGCVIVYGRVNPVVATLATLAAYKGVAQLISDGRAQGYTGASPVFVFIARGAIAGIPTLIWIFLLIAALAHLVLRYTDLGRNIYAVGGNDTAARLAGIDINRYIIAVYAVTGFAAALAGVMITARTGSGQPVSGSEGLELQAVTAAALGGCALQGGRGTIAGTVLAVLLLGVLDNGITLFGVNPFWQNVARGSLLVIAVVIQQLRNGERRVGMPT; encoded by the coding sequence GTGAGCGCAAAGCAGGCCGTCGTGACGGCTCGAGGTGATACGGGCAGCGCCCCGGAGCCCGCCGCGGATCAGCGGCGCGGTCCAACCCGTCGGGTGCTCGACTTGATCGGTGTGCAGAACGTCAGTCTGCTGATGGCCCTTGCGGTCCTGGTCGCTGTCATCGGTGGCAGGTTCCCGTCGTTCTTCACCGTGGCGAACTACCAGGTCATCGGTAAGGCCGTTTCGGTGATCGGGATCCTGGCGATCGTCGAGACAGTGGTCATCATCCTCGGCGGCCTCGACATCTCGGTGGGGTCATCGGCCGGCGTCGGTTCGGTGGTGACCGCACTCGTGTTCATGCATACCGGCGGGAACGCGCTGCTGGGGATCCTCGCGGCGCTGGGAGTCGGCGTGGTCGCCGGGCTGATCAACGGCTGTGTGATCGTGTACGGCCGGGTGAATCCGGTGGTCGCCACGTTGGCCACGCTGGCGGCGTACAAAGGGGTCGCCCAGCTGATTTCCGACGGCCGCGCGCAGGGCTACACCGGTGCGAGTCCGGTGTTCGTGTTCATCGCGCGGGGCGCGATCGCCGGTATCCCGACGCTGATCTGGATCTTCCTGCTGATCGCGGCCCTGGCCCACCTGGTACTGCGGTACACCGATCTGGGCCGCAACATCTACGCGGTCGGAGGCAACGACACCGCTGCCCGGTTGGCCGGCATCGACATCAACCGGTACATCATCGCGGTGTACGCCGTCACCGGCTTCGCCGCGGCTCTGGCCGGCGTCATGATCACGGCACGAACCGGTTCGGGGCAACCAGTGTCGGGAAGTGAGGGTCTGGAACTGCAGGCGGTCACCGCGGCCGCTCTCGGCGGTTGCGCTCTGCAGGGTGGGCGCGGCACGATCGCAGGCACCGTCCTGGCCGTGCTGCTCCTCGGAGTGCTGGACAACGGGATCACCCTGTTCGGTGTCAACCCGTTCTGGCAGAACGTTGCCCGCGGCTCCCTTCTCGTGATCGCCGTGGTGATCCAGCAACTGCGCAACGGTGAGCGCCGGGTCGGGATGCCGACATGA
- a CDS encoding SDR family oxidoreductase, translating to MTGAGRLLGEIVLVTGGAQGIGAAIAAVAHREGAKVGIIDLRPVEPADGRVGVVADVSDGEQVEAAVASLTGQLGEFTVLVNNAGRNAYGDATTMTDDDWDAVFAVDLKSAWLCARAVLPGMIARKHGAIVNIASLHSRLTMRGMFPYAAAKSGLVGLTRSLALDVAEHGIRVNAVSPGYVRTPIHDDFVRRSEDPAAAEQAILDVHPLGRIGTPDEVAEVVCFLASPAASYVTGADWAIDGGLGVRFA from the coding sequence ATGACGGGCGCGGGCAGGCTGCTGGGCGAGATCGTTCTGGTGACGGGTGGCGCACAGGGAATCGGTGCCGCGATCGCTGCGGTGGCTCACCGGGAGGGGGCGAAGGTCGGCATCATCGACCTCCGCCCGGTGGAGCCGGCCGACGGACGTGTCGGAGTCGTCGCGGATGTTTCTGACGGCGAACAGGTCGAGGCCGCGGTCGCGAGCCTCACCGGCCAGCTCGGTGAGTTCACGGTGCTGGTCAACAATGCAGGCCGGAACGCGTACGGCGATGCGACGACGATGACCGATGACGACTGGGACGCGGTCTTCGCGGTCGACCTCAAGTCGGCGTGGCTCTGCGCCCGGGCCGTGTTGCCAGGGATGATCGCGCGCAAACACGGGGCGATCGTGAACATCGCGTCCCTGCACTCCCGGCTGACGATGCGTGGGATGTTCCCGTACGCCGCCGCGAAGTCCGGCCTCGTCGGTCTGACCAGGAGTCTGGCGCTCGATGTCGCCGAGCACGGCATCCGGGTGAACGCGGTCAGCCCGGGCTACGTGCGGACCCCGATCCACGATGATTTCGTCCGCCGGTCGGAGGACCCGGCCGCGGCCGAGCAGGCGATCCTCGACGTCCACCCGCTCGGGCGGATCGGCACACCGGACGAGGTCGCCGAGGTCGTGTGCTTCCTCGCCTCGCCTGCGGCCAGTTACGTCACCGGCGCCGACTGGGCGATCGACGGCGGGCTCGGCGTCCGGTTCGCCTGA
- a CDS encoding glycoside hydrolase family 2 TIM barrel-domain containing protein codes for MTSYPPDADPIEQDQPRSQFTRRTALKGLAAAGLLTAVQDGIFLTGPAHAATTRPLPSIPPLPASVSGVRNPQIPVTTGWRYSSSPPPSFWSAGTDTASWKPIAVPGEPALQSQTVRSDAECAYVVSLPIPADFAGRRVLLRFDGVYNYARLWVNGTFVRDHDGGFTTWYADITSLVTPGRAATVTVGVTDRATSIAGQSDYAHHIIGGVLRDVTLVALPGSYLSRLHVDTRFDAAYRDATLEVTAAVGNLGGGTNGVVELNLADPAGRPVAISPSTLKLTDSMPQATAGIQVKAPLKWDAEHPNLYTLTATFKSKGTTEQVVRRIGFRQVEVQGNQLLVNGQPVHLLGVCHHSITEAQGRSTNASMEELAARRYKEANCNFVRTSHYPPTPAFLDWADKLGLYVEVEAPVCFQYGTVDDPAYTEQYMSQYVEMLERDRSHPSVIDWSLGNESGMGRNFAAENTYSHEVDPSRPTVFEDVAQHNGGNQADVYSGHYPNLGNANGNPTQPVQYGEFAHVPCYNVDTLRADPGVRDFWGHSIAKLAAKFRTTNGVVGGSIWAAIDEVFHLPAGPVGYGEWGIVDLWRRPKPEHWLTKKAFSPVQIADGVLTGQTPGAAIAVPVTNWHDHTNLGELTIAWKIGNRSGRLSGVDIAARKSGTLTVPAGSWRSGDVLALTFSRGGSLVDEYRIWLNNRTTPDFLAPGGTTPVVRETPSRITVTGVDSPFTVVFDKVAGRLVEATAGGALVLTGGPDLMLSRAVPGQWTAGSAVVTTRDGQVVVTLAGRFGSMNTTITVAIDGRGLLTTSYTIANPPSGAVSDVGISYVMPDEIDTLSWQRDGQWTAYPDDHIGRVAGTARKSRAAGTDGYRTQPSWPWAQDTHSYYLFGKDSAPHWTNDFRSSKANVRLAKATVGAQGHGVQVESGGTDSVRLARVESPVVDDASPQISYAGAWTHADLSSGYTAGDLFGTESFASVSGASAELAFTGTGVGFYSAKAANLGIVRISIDGKAVSTLDLYGPGKVPAQLVFRSDALPYGEHSIKIECTGEKNAASSGTYALVDAFRIVSSVVDDASGQVRYDGTWSHADTTSGSTAGALGQTESYSSEAGATARTTFRGTGIRVVCPEGPNEGIAEISVDGGTPTRVDLYAASKQFAQTVFARTGLLDGEHTVTVRVTGDKNPAATDVYVAVDAFDVESADPFASIQPGVNLITTARLNYPDLSWGNYTDPAIVLPPNYSATARLRLLA; via the coding sequence ATGACCTCGTACCCGCCCGACGCTGATCCGATCGAACAGGACCAGCCCCGTTCGCAGTTCACCCGGCGTACGGCCCTCAAGGGGCTGGCCGCTGCCGGCCTGCTCACCGCCGTACAGGACGGCATCTTCCTGACCGGTCCGGCTCATGCCGCGACCACTCGTCCGTTGCCGTCCATCCCACCGCTGCCCGCGTCGGTCTCCGGGGTCCGTAACCCGCAGATCCCGGTGACAACGGGGTGGCGGTACTCCAGCTCGCCGCCGCCATCGTTCTGGTCGGCCGGGACGGATACCGCCTCCTGGAAACCGATCGCGGTGCCGGGCGAACCCGCCCTGCAGAGCCAGACGGTCCGGTCCGACGCCGAATGCGCCTACGTCGTGAGCCTGCCGATCCCGGCCGACTTCGCCGGCCGACGGGTGCTGCTTCGGTTCGACGGCGTCTACAACTACGCCCGGCTGTGGGTCAACGGGACCTTTGTGCGTGACCACGACGGTGGATTCACGACCTGGTACGCCGACATCACCTCGCTCGTGACACCCGGCCGTGCGGCCACGGTCACGGTCGGGGTCACCGACCGGGCGACCAGTATTGCGGGCCAGTCGGACTATGCCCACCACATCATCGGCGGCGTCCTGCGGGACGTCACGCTGGTCGCGCTACCCGGTTCGTACCTCAGCCGGCTGCACGTCGACACCCGGTTCGACGCGGCGTACCGGGACGCGACCCTCGAGGTGACGGCTGCGGTCGGCAACCTCGGTGGAGGCACGAACGGCGTCGTGGAGCTGAACCTGGCCGACCCCGCCGGCCGGCCGGTCGCGATCTCGCCGTCGACGCTGAAGCTCACCGATTCGATGCCCCAGGCAACGGCTGGGATCCAGGTCAAGGCGCCGCTCAAGTGGGACGCCGAGCATCCCAACCTGTACACGTTGACGGCGACGTTCAAGTCCAAGGGCACGACCGAGCAGGTCGTCCGGCGGATCGGATTCCGTCAGGTCGAGGTCCAGGGCAACCAGCTGCTGGTGAACGGGCAGCCGGTACATCTGCTGGGTGTCTGCCACCACAGCATCACCGAGGCCCAGGGCCGGTCGACCAACGCCTCGATGGAAGAGCTGGCCGCCAGGCGGTACAAGGAGGCCAACTGCAACTTCGTCAGGACCTCGCACTACCCGCCGACGCCGGCGTTCCTCGACTGGGCCGACAAACTCGGTCTGTACGTCGAGGTCGAGGCGCCGGTGTGCTTCCAGTACGGCACGGTGGACGATCCCGCGTACACCGAGCAGTACATGTCGCAGTACGTGGAGATGCTCGAACGGGACCGGAGCCACCCGAGCGTCATCGACTGGTCGCTCGGCAACGAGAGTGGCATGGGCCGAAACTTCGCCGCCGAGAACACGTACTCGCACGAGGTCGACCCCTCCCGCCCGACCGTGTTCGAGGATGTTGCCCAGCACAACGGCGGGAACCAGGCGGACGTCTACAGCGGCCACTACCCGAACCTCGGCAACGCGAACGGGAACCCGACGCAGCCGGTGCAGTACGGCGAATTCGCGCACGTGCCGTGCTACAACGTCGACACGCTCAGAGCCGATCCTGGTGTTCGGGACTTCTGGGGACACAGCATCGCGAAGCTCGCGGCGAAATTCCGGACGACGAACGGTGTCGTCGGCGGCTCCATCTGGGCCGCGATCGACGAGGTCTTCCACCTTCCGGCCGGCCCGGTCGGCTACGGCGAATGGGGCATCGTCGACCTGTGGCGGCGGCCGAAACCCGAGCACTGGCTGACCAAGAAGGCGTTCTCTCCGGTGCAGATCGCGGACGGCGTCCTGACCGGCCAGACACCCGGCGCGGCGATCGCGGTGCCGGTGACGAACTGGCACGACCACACGAACCTCGGTGAGCTCACCATCGCCTGGAAGATCGGCAACCGATCCGGCAGGCTGAGCGGGGTCGACATCGCTGCCCGGAAATCCGGAACGCTCACCGTTCCGGCCGGCTCCTGGCGATCGGGGGACGTGCTCGCGCTGACCTTCTCCCGCGGCGGATCTCTGGTCGACGAATACCGGATCTGGCTCAACAACAGAACGACTCCGGACTTCCTCGCACCCGGCGGCACCACGCCCGTGGTCCGGGAGACCCCTAGCCGGATCACGGTCACCGGCGTCGACTCGCCCTTCACCGTGGTGTTCGACAAAGTCGCGGGCCGGCTTGTCGAGGCCACCGCGGGCGGAGCACTCGTACTGACCGGCGGACCGGACCTGATGCTCTCGCGGGCAGTCCCCGGTCAGTGGACGGCCGGTTCGGCTGTTGTCACCACCCGCGACGGTCAGGTTGTCGTCACGCTCGCCGGACGATTCGGGTCCATGAACACGACGATCACGGTCGCCATCGACGGCCGCGGTCTGCTGACCACGTCGTACACGATCGCCAACCCGCCGAGTGGCGCCGTCAGCGACGTCGGGATCAGCTACGTGATGCCCGATGAGATCGACACGCTCAGCTGGCAACGCGACGGTCAGTGGACGGCGTACCCGGACGACCACATCGGCCGGGTGGCCGGAACCGCACGCAAGTCGCGCGCAGCGGGAACCGACGGGTACCGGACGCAGCCGAGCTGGCCGTGGGCGCAGGACACGCACAGCTACTACCTGTTCGGCAAGGACAGTGCGCCGCACTGGACCAACGACTTCCGGAGCAGCAAGGCCAACGTCCGGCTCGCGAAGGCGACGGTTGGAGCCCAGGGGCACGGTGTTCAGGTCGAGTCAGGCGGCACGGACTCGGTTCGGCTCGCGCGGGTCGAGTCTCCGGTGGTCGACGACGCGTCACCGCAGATCAGCTACGCAGGAGCGTGGACCCACGCCGATCTTTCGTCCGGATACACGGCCGGCGACCTCTTCGGCACCGAATCGTTCGCCAGCGTGTCCGGCGCCAGCGCCGAGCTGGCATTCACCGGAACCGGTGTCGGGTTCTACTCCGCGAAAGCCGCCAATCTCGGCATCGTCAGGATCTCCATCGACGGGAAGGCCGTCTCGACCCTCGACCTCTACGGTCCCGGCAAGGTTCCTGCGCAACTGGTCTTCCGCAGCGACGCGTTGCCGTACGGCGAGCACAGCATCAAGATCGAGTGCACCGGCGAGAAGAACGCCGCTTCCTCGGGGACGTACGCGCTGGTCGACGCGTTCCGGATCGTGAGCAGCGTCGTCGACGATGCGTCCGGGCAGGTTCGGTACGACGGAACCTGGTCCCACGCGGACACGACGAGCGGCTCGACCGCCGGCGCTCTCGGACAGACCGAGTCCTACAGCAGCGAGGCCGGAGCGACGGCACGGACGACCTTCCGTGGCACCGGGATCCGGGTTGTCTGCCCGGAAGGCCCGAACGAGGGGATCGCGGAGATCTCTGTCGACGGCGGCACTCCCACACGGGTCGATCTGTACGCCGCGAGCAAACAGTTCGCGCAGACAGTGTTCGCGCGGACAGGACTGCTCGACGGTGAGCACACGGTCACAGTACGAGTGACGGGAGACAAGAACCCTGCCGCCACCGACGTCTACGTAGCCGTCGATGCGTTCGACGTCGAGTCCGCTGACCCGTTCGCGTCGATCCAGCCGGGAGTCAACCTGATCACGACCGCGCGGCTGAACTACCCAGATCTCTCGTGGGGCAACTACACCGACCCGGCCATCGTGCTGCCGCCCAACTACAGCGCCACGGCCCGCCTCCGCCTGCTGGCCTGA
- a CDS encoding golvesin C-terminal-like domain-containing protein produces MSTAGTSQQVVAEVVVDNPQAEFTGTWTNSSFQPHLYGTDYAYTNRNAVSQVARVVRWRPALATAGDYAVSVWLPDGNGDRADAVTYRVRHGGQESVFVLDQTVAGGYWRQLGRGPLAFTGSGDEYVELRVADVAPKPNGAATYVQADAVRFAPPPPPLASGPQVDVVAGRNYAELSWPTLDGASSYVVRRALAGQQPEEVAEVVSAGYLDLSLDSRSDYVFTVAGVNGAGLGPSSRTVRVRYAAGAPLEAVQGLVVTGNGPKAVLQWQPSLGATGYRIEKATRSGRAGQVIATVTGTTFIDVPPGPQAYYVVRSTNAAGTCALGSWQVAWLRA; encoded by the coding sequence ATGAGCACCGCCGGAACGTCGCAGCAGGTCGTCGCAGAGGTCGTCGTCGACAATCCGCAAGCCGAGTTCACCGGCACCTGGACGAACTCGTCCTTCCAGCCGCACCTCTACGGCACCGACTACGCCTACACGAACCGCAACGCGGTCTCGCAGGTCGCGCGCGTGGTGCGGTGGCGTCCGGCACTTGCGACCGCGGGGGACTACGCCGTGTCCGTCTGGCTCCCGGATGGCAATGGTGACCGCGCGGACGCGGTGACCTATCGGGTGCGGCACGGTGGTCAGGAGTCGGTCTTCGTGCTGGACCAGACCGTGGCGGGCGGCTACTGGAGGCAACTCGGCCGAGGCCCGCTGGCGTTCACGGGTTCGGGCGACGAGTACGTCGAGCTGCGCGTGGCGGATGTCGCGCCGAAGCCAAATGGTGCGGCGACCTACGTCCAGGCCGACGCCGTCCGTTTCGCACCGCCACCTCCGCCGTTGGCGTCCGGGCCGCAGGTCGACGTCGTTGCTGGGCGCAACTATGCGGAGCTTTCGTGGCCGACGCTGGACGGGGCGTCGTCGTACGTCGTACGGCGGGCGCTTGCCGGTCAGCAGCCCGAGGAGGTCGCCGAAGTCGTCAGTGCGGGCTACCTCGACCTGTCGCTCGACTCGCGGTCCGACTACGTGTTCACGGTCGCGGGTGTCAACGGCGCCGGCCTGGGGCCCTCGTCGCGCACGGTGCGGGTCCGGTACGCGGCAGGTGCACCGTTGGAGGCCGTCCAAGGACTGGTTGTCACCGGCAACGGTCCGAAGGCAGTCCTGCAATGGCAGCCGTCGCTGGGTGCGACCGGCTACCGGATCGAGAAGGCGACGCGCAGCGGGCGGGCCGGCCAGGTGATCGCCACGGTCACCGGGACGACCTTCATCGACGTACCGCCAGGCCCGCAGGCGTACTACGTGGTCCGATCGACCAACGCTGCGGGGACATGCGCGCTCGGATCCTGGCAGGTCGCCTGGTTGCGGGCCTGA
- a CDS encoding SDR family NAD(P)-dependent oxidoreductase yields MSRTVVVTGAAGGIGRAVATRFLAEGYVVAGIDVVDPEMDGVTFHRADVTNPDDVTAAFAGATASGVDVLVACAGLTSGSPLHETTIDDWNDVLAANLGSVFLCTRAVLPAMVAAGSGVVVTVGSVLHRTTAPGLPAYAAAKGAVAALTRQLAVDYGHHGLCFVTVSPGWIRTPATESRLGDTADLVRLEESNPMRLLGTPEEVAATVAFAASPDARLLNGSELVLDAGSSVVSPASLLRDGHRRQLGLPPL; encoded by the coding sequence ATGAGTCGAACAGTCGTGGTGACCGGCGCGGCCGGCGGCATCGGCCGCGCGGTGGCCACACGCTTTCTGGCCGAGGGGTACGTCGTCGCCGGGATCGACGTCGTCGACCCGGAGATGGACGGGGTGACGTTCCACCGCGCCGACGTCACGAATCCGGACGACGTCACCGCCGCGTTCGCCGGGGCTACCGCGAGCGGGGTCGACGTTCTCGTCGCGTGCGCCGGGCTGACCAGCGGATCGCCGCTGCACGAGACCACGATCGACGACTGGAACGACGTACTCGCCGCCAACCTGGGGTCCGTCTTCCTCTGCACACGGGCGGTCTTGCCCGCCATGGTCGCCGCGGGGTCCGGAGTCGTGGTGACCGTCGGATCGGTCCTGCACCGAACGACGGCTCCGGGACTGCCGGCGTACGCGGCTGCCAAGGGAGCGGTCGCGGCACTGACGCGTCAACTCGCGGTCGACTACGGACACCACGGATTGTGCTTCGTGACCGTCTCGCCAGGCTGGATCCGGACGCCTGCGACCGAGTCGCGGCTTGGCGACACGGCCGACTTGGTGCGCCTCGAGGAGAGCAACCCGATGCGCCTGCTGGGCACACCCGAGGAGGTCGCTGCGACCGTGGCCTTCGCGGCGTCGCCGGACGCACGACTGCTCAACGGCTCCGAGCTAGTGCTCGATGCCGGATCATCCGTCGTGAGTCCGGCGAGCCTGCTCCGCGATGGCCACCGCCGGCAACTCGGCCTGCCGCCTCTCTGA
- a CDS encoding sugar kinase, giving the protein MDDPPAGLVLCVGETMAQVVPVDGRSLATAAEFAVHVAGAESNVALGLAALGTPSGWVSRVGDDALGDRVLAAVAAGDVDTTLVQREPGGRTGVFFKDPSPTGSRVSYYRDGSPASRLGPDDVDRILAARPRSIHVTGVSLALSPSTLAMVRELLMEARAERVQTTFDINYRPQLWTHRETAATTLAATAELADTVLVGLDEACTLWNTETPADVRRLLGDPCTVVVKDGSRSASALTHNDRYDVSALPVDVVEPVGAGDAFAAGWIHARLAGANPVVALRLGHLVAGYALRSRDDQGELIRDSAGLLGRATAGRDWFALKEALDD; this is encoded by the coding sequence ATGGACGACCCGCCCGCAGGCCTCGTGCTCTGTGTCGGCGAGACGATGGCGCAAGTCGTACCGGTCGACGGACGGTCCTTGGCCACCGCTGCCGAGTTCGCTGTTCACGTCGCCGGGGCCGAGTCCAACGTCGCACTGGGCCTGGCTGCGCTCGGCACGCCGTCCGGATGGGTGAGCCGGGTCGGCGACGACGCGCTCGGCGATCGGGTGCTCGCCGCTGTGGCGGCGGGTGACGTCGACACGACGCTGGTCCAGCGAGAACCCGGCGGACGTACTGGCGTCTTCTTCAAGGACCCTTCGCCTACCGGATCACGTGTCTCGTATTACCGCGACGGATCGCCCGCGAGTCGTCTCGGACCGGATGATGTCGACCGCATCTTGGCCGCCCGGCCGCGGTCGATTCATGTGACCGGAGTATCGCTTGCCTTGTCGCCGTCGACCCTCGCCATGGTCCGCGAACTGCTGATGGAGGCGCGGGCGGAACGGGTACAGACGACGTTCGACATCAACTATCGGCCGCAACTATGGACGCATCGCGAGACCGCGGCGACAACTCTCGCCGCGACGGCAGAACTCGCCGACACGGTGCTGGTGGGGCTCGACGAAGCCTGCACGCTCTGGAACACGGAGACGCCGGCTGATGTGCGTCGGTTACTGGGTGATCCGTGCACGGTGGTCGTCAAGGACGGCTCACGGTCGGCGAGCGCGTTGACGCACAACGATAGGTACGACGTCTCCGCATTGCCGGTGGACGTCGTTGAACCGGTCGGTGCGGGTGACGCATTCGCGGCCGGGTGGATTCATGCCCGGCTGGCCGGCGCGAACCCAGTGGTGGCGTTGCGCTTGGGACATCTGGTGGCCGGCTACGCACTCCGGAGCCGTGATGACCAGGGCGAGCTGATCCGCGACAGTGCGGGCCTGCTCGGGCGCGCGACCGCGGGCCGGGACTGGTTTGCCTTGAAGGAGGCTCTTGATGACTGA